In the Salvia miltiorrhiza cultivar Shanhuang (shh) chromosome 8, IMPLAD_Smil_shh, whole genome shotgun sequence genome, ACTCACCCTATTTATGCCACCAGACTGCCAGGCTTTGTTTTGGATGAAAATGTTAATCATGATAAAATTACAACGATTGTTAAGTTTGTGTTTTTGTACCAATTTTAAAGTTGGTGTGCAAAACCAAAACTCGatcaaaattggtgtattttagCACCAATGAGCCTATTTCAAATAGGTTTATTCGTCTTCATTTTGGTTCAATGAGTTTGATTTGTATTTACGTGGTTGCAGGAAGGATGTGAGCCTTCAGCTGAAACGGCATTGTAAAACCACGGTGCAAGGAAGATACTACCTCACTGATGATAatggtaattttttttcataaaaaaatggaTTTGTTTTTTTATACTATTTCTGATTTGAATAATTGGTTGTGGCATGTATCTAACCAGCGTGGTATTTGTAGtttttgataatgatatttgtAAATACGAGAATACGGTTCATATAGATGGATATAGAACAATTGTATCTATTAGTACATAGAAGAAATTACTGTCTAGGAAATTGTGATTGTTTTGTGGCTAACAATTGAGACTCATTACCGCGTGATGATACTTCTTAAAGATGTCTACATTCACATGCATTTTTTAATTCATCTGTTTTTATCACAAAGAAAAGGAGAACAAAAAATGAGGTTAATTTGAGTCTGCTTGACCAAaggaaccatgattttcttgtgAGTGATTCCTTAGTTTTCCAGTTCCTCTATAACATGATTTGGTAGGTGGTCATTCTGATCTTAGGTCTTCAAGGGAATCCAATTTCGAGTAGCTATAAATCACAAAATATAGTTTTGATTGTTTCTCATTTTTCTAGGTTATGTATGTGATGCATTCTCGGTTGACCCAAGGTCCCGTTGTTGTCCAGGAAGAGGAGATCAGTTCTCTTGTCAGTGAGTTATCTCTTTAAGtcgttttctcttttttctattCGTTACTATTCAAATATTTGGGATGGCGGAGTGCCAATTtgcaatattttcttttctttgattaTTGTATaccttctatttttttttttttttttaatatttgttataaccaaagaaaggaaaaaacccactcacactctagctcctaaggtgactcgaacccccaacctattggttggaggggaagcgtcttaccaacagactgcgcttcatcgtctcCTTCTATTTATTATAGCgttatttgtttgtttatttcctCTGTGATTAAATTGCAGGGGATGTAATATTGTTTCTCAGTGTTGCAAGTCATACGAGTTCTGTGTATCCTGCTGCTTGAATCCGGGAACGGTAACATCATCCAGatttttttcgtttttcttaCTAATGAATCCTTCTCGTTCTGATACACTGCCTATTTGCTCTAAAGACTGATAAGGAACTGGCTGCAAACATCCAAATAGCGAAGCCTGTGACTGCTGGTAAACTCTATGCTTAATTTTCTGTTCATCATTGTTGTAGGTTTTTTCTGACTTAGTAATGAACTAATAATCTTAAGCCAGGCTTTTCGTTATAGATGGTTTACGTTTGGTTTAAATAAGCTTAACGGCGCCCTTTTTATGTGAATGAGGTGGCATAATCCGAGATTATAATGAGCATCGTAGCTTTCTCATCCATGCACAATTATTTGATCTCATAATCTATACACAGATTTCCACGATGATTTCAGATTCGGTCTTTGTTTGACAGGAACCTATGGAAGTATTTTTGATTATTGTGCTGGGAGGTGTCGCCATAATTCTGAGAGCGTGGTATGCTCTCTTTCTTGATTacatttattcttttaatttaatGAGTCATGGAACATAATGCGAGTTCTGTATGTCGTCGCCATCTATTAGTGAGTGGTGGCACTATAGCCATCATTTGGAAGCTCACAATATCCATAACATTGATATATTATACTCTTAGTTACTGCATACGTATCGTTTTGATTCTAGGCCTTTTTGGCTATTTGCTGCAGTATTTGTTTCTTTTCCCTTTGAGCCATATATCCTCGAGTTCAGTTCTGTTGTAACAATGATTCCaatctctctgtctctctctctccctctctctaatGGTTCATTGCTGAAAAAGTGGCCATGGTTGCAAAATAGGCCATAGTTGGGTTTTTTAGTATTCATTGTTCTCTCTATGCAAATGCAATCTAGTTAAATGAAATCTACGACGTTGTAGAATTGGATCTGTTTTCTCTTTTGTCGTTTTTTCTGGTGGGAGGTTcagcgttttttttttaaacaattagAACCAATCTTGGCTCTcatctttgttttctttttatgaTATGGAACCATATTTTCACTTATTTCACGCCATTTAGACTGGCATTTGATATAGTTTTCTAATATTTCAGGTTCACGAAAACGCATATCTGAGTGAATTTCATCATTGTTTTTCCATACCAACTAATTCTTCAGGTTAGTGCATCACATTCATGCATAGTATATAGGTTAGAACATTATTATTGTGTTATGACCTTCCATGgaagatttgatttttacaaTGTATTCTTTCATCAAGTGGTTAGTTATTTATTCTTAGCGTGCGttcttttttgttgtaaatttatcatgagaaaaatcAGGGATGTGAAATATTGGAAAATTTTATCACACCATTATTTTTATCTCACGTTTTCTAGGGAGGAAAACATGGAAAAATATTATTAGTTTATTACACCACCACCCCGTGATAATATAATCATGAATTATAGTGAAAAAGAGCTGACTGAGGAAAATTATCGATGTAGTTGAATGTTTACATCACTTTAGCCTGTCacgagggcattaatttgtCATTTCAGCTAGTCACGATGGCATTAATTTGCTGAAAATTATCAATTGTGTGAAAAATTAGAACAACTGAAAATTTGTGTATATGGGCGCATATTTTTTAGTTCACgtgcaaaaccagaatttgcggaaagttcgtatatttaagCGTGACTACCCCTAAAAAGAACAAGGCATGCATTTGATTTTCTTCATCGTCTTATACCATTTCCTCCCATAAATTACTTCCTTGTGAGCAGGGATTTCCGACTTCCGGCTTGAAATCTTCTATGATCTTTCAATTTAAGATTATAACTTTATGTTTCCAGTTATGGTCTTGAGATTCTTAAATGTGACAGTTCTCAGAAACTAAATTGACCTATGCTTAATAGTATCTCAATGACAGAATCTTCTAGCACACAGCTCGAAACAAGACTGGCCGGCATCAATGTCGTTGTCGGAAGGTAAAACTTCCCGATGGTGTTTTTTATGTTTCAAAATTGTGGAAAAATTTAAAAGAGATAACAGATGCTAATGGATCTCTGATATTTCCATCCATGTAAAAATAGACAAGGAGAATCTTGCGACTCCGTCTGCAAATCTAATGGAGAATCTTGTGTGCCCAACAAGCTCGCTCTACTTAATCAGTGTGAAGGGTAAGCTATCACTCTTCCTACATTCAATGAAAACTTGTCTTGCTGCATCGCTCGTCTCTAAGTGATTTTGCGTGCATAACGATTAGCATTAAGAAATACATGAGCTGCAAAGGTGGCTGTTTGTCGAGTGTCGGAGCTGACCAACCGGCTGAAGTAGTTGATGATGCTCCGGCGTATCTGGTACGTTTGCTATTTCGAGTTCGATAAACCAACTCCGTATAGTTAATCTATGCATTGATATTGTTGATACTTCGTTTTCATTACCCGGTTtcagagtgagagagagaagagtgagaATCCAACCAACTACTTTCTCATTAATgccttgaaattttacatagaTTTAGATGATCTGCATTCTAAACATTTAGGGCTCGTTTGATACATAGTACGACTATTTGACatcttaatattatatttgcaagaatatattaaaatatctaGAATATGTAATCCATTGTTTGTTaggatgcatttttttttttgaaacagtTTGTTAGgatgtattaaaattatatatataattaatatttgttgTAATTATGATGTGCATTACGTATACCACATGGGAAGGTGGTATTACAGAATCAAATTTGTATAATATTCTCGAGTGtcacatgtatatatattatacaccTTTATCACCTGTACCAAACGAGTCTTTTATATCAGAATGATCTCATTACATATGCATACATTCAATAGCAATGTTTCTGTGATTTAAATACCAATCGGAATGAATTACCCGAGCCTCCTTTCAGAGTTGAATAGTATTGACTTATGATTGCATCGTCATATTAGTAACTTCTCTTTCGTCACATTTCACACGTGTAGAACCCCGGTGCGTGCTTGTACACGGAAAGACAATCGACACTTTCCTGCGACGGCTCTCACAGTCACACGAGGAGGCTTTGCCCTTGCGCGTAAggttgattcataagtcctctctctctctctctctctctctctctctgttaaGAAGTTTGATGGCAATTCTATTTCCTTCTGCAGTTAAGCTATTCTTGGTTAAGACAATCATCAAAATAGATGAAAATCTCAACAAATTATAAATTGTTGTACATTAATTGTTTTCTCTCATACTTTTTAACAGGAACAAATCCCTTAGATATTATTAAGTTTTTTCGTTTGTGTAATAGTCAATGTAATGATAGTTCCCAACCCTTTGAAGGAGTTGTATGATATAAGTccaaaattttgatgaataCCATTATCACCACTTTTCAAGATTTAGTTTTTGCTCATTTGTAAAATTGTGATTCTTTTGTtataatattttgagttaatAATAGCTTGTGTCCTCAATTTTTGgcgttttaaaaaaaatgtcactAACTTAGGTTACACTTTAAAATCCCTCAACTTGAAAAAATGTTGATTTATGTTCCGCTTTATAGAATTCAGCGACAGAATAATGAGTTACCTCACCAGAAACTAACTGCATTATTGAATAAAATTGTCGAAAAAAATCTTAAACTCTAAAAATTCACCTAAGAATTTGACGATGTGGATCATCATTATGTTATTAGATTTTGTAAAGCATGACATAAATAaatgtttttaaaaaattgatgtcttttgaagtgaaaatgtaaattgagaatatttttaaaaaacattaaaaattaaggATACAAAACATTGTTTATTTGTGCAACAACGCTATCTTGCACGAAATTTTTTCCCtgtgaaattatattttttaatttttgaataatattttttttcactacACTTCATATATAACTTGAATGTCTCGACAAGAGTCTAAACTTTTGATATTTACTTTCTCAAAACTTTTTTCGAGTCCACGACATAGTAAGCTAATGTACTAAATGCCACATATTtaactttttaaaaataaaataaaattttattcacGCACAAGGAGTGTAACCCAAAAGCGAAATACAAAGTTACGTTACACACGGATAAAATGAGTCAAATTACAAAATCTTAAGGCAACAAGATGGATTACAAATCCAATCACTCAAACTATAACAAGCAAAGCTAAAAAATAGATTTGATATCCAAAACCAAAACTTCACTTTAATCATCTCAATAAGGTTCTAGTAGCAACTCGATGAGTTCTTGAATACTATCGCATTTCGATGAATCCATAAGTTCCATATAACATAAATCTATATATAGAGCTTTCTGGCTTTCTACTTATGATTAAGTGTGAtcgaaattttaatttgaaccaaaatttaaaatattaaaagtttatgtatttattgacaaagaaaaataattataaaaaaaatcagaatttgggTATATTTAAATCAACAGTTATctactttattaatttatattttttgagtTGATGTTAGACGAATTAAATATATTGAAGctacatttattttaaataatagtatttGTTTTTGAAGTAGTATTAACGATTTAAAGCATACGTGTACCACATCATGTTCCACAACCAATTTTTAGTcccttcaatttcaatttcttatacaattaaaattttgcaattacttttttttttctttattgtaAATTTTGCAATTACTTTCTTACGCATAATCTgccattttttaattaataattgattaggAAAATATTgtgaaaatatgaaaaactTCCTTGTATcgatcttttaattttttttaactgtATCTATATAATTAGATTTTGATATCCCAACTTTCAACtcaaatcaaaattaaacaCTAAAACGGTTAAGATTTGGTTCCTAATTTTTAGACGACGAAagttcttaattttttttaaatacaaaaaaaattcacaatgtTAATCCATGGAAATAATGAAAACGAACTTAGAAATAATTTGATGATGATGGCGGATTCTTTCTATATACCGAAAGAAAGAAAGCCGCCGGCGAAGCCTGACGGCGAAGACGCCCATTTTTTCTTCCAAAAGGCGCAGGTCATCGGCGTCGCTGACGGCGTCGGCGGCTGGGCGAAGAAAGGCGTCGACGCCGGCGAGTACGCGCGCGAGCTGATGCGTAATGCCGCCGACGCAGTCAAGGGCTGCTCCGTCCCCGCCGCCGTCAACCCAAAGTCGGTCCTCGCCAGCGCCTTCGCGAAGACGGAGTCGCCGGGCTCGTCCACCGCCTGCATCATCTCGCTCGCCGGCAGCCGCCTCCGCGCCGTCAGCATCGGCGACAGCGGCTTCGCGGTGATCCGGGGCGGGCGCACCGTGTACCGGTCGCCGGCGCAGCAGTCGCGGTTCAACGCGCCGTACCAGCTCGGGGGGACGAGCGGGGAGGGCCTCGAGTCGGCGGCGGagatggaggtggaggtggagagcGGCGACGTCGTGATCGCCGCCACCGACGGATTTTTCGACAACGTGTTTCCCGAGGAGGCGGAGGGGATGGTGGGGCGGTGCTTGTCGCATGGGATGACGTCGGCGATGGTGGCGCGCGAGCTGGCGACGGCGGCGCACTCGAGATCCCGGCAGAGCGACGCGGTCGTCCCGTTCGGGGTGGCGGCGCGTGAGGCCGGAATGGAATATTCCGGCGGGAAAGCGGATGATATTACCGTTGTTGTTGCTTATGTTATGCCCTATGTGAATTCTTGTTGTTTGCACTCTTTCACTGGTTATTTGTGGAGTTTTTAGGGTTAAGTGGATTTGAAGGTGTTATAATACAGTATCGTCTAATCCCCATCAATTCAACTTTGATTTGAGAGAAAGTTTTGAGAAATTTAAAAtcgtgtgcaaaatcagaaaaattaaaatgtaaaacAAAAAAGGGTTGTGCCATTTTAAAGAGAGGCACTCTCCCGTACAACCAATCGGTTGCACCGTACACAtgatttctgaatgacactactttaacatacaaatgacacttgaagaatgTTCAAATGTCATTTCCCGAATTATGGCAATTATCACTTAGTGAGACTAGGAGAGTTGATGATGAAAATAAGCACTAGGTTTTGATTATTCGAATCTAATTTGCAATTTCATAAAATTCATATGAAAGAATAGAgctttgattaatttatttaattatgagtgGCTTGGGTTCAAGCTTCCTAATTTTGTAATAATAGAattattatatctatatatggtATTATTGTATCTATATTCTTTGTTGCTGATGATCGCCGATTCTTCctaattatgatattttttttaccatAATTCATCACAAAATTATTATATCAATATTCTTTGTTGAGTAATTCAAccacaataattaataataatatttttttgagtaAAGGTATTCTTTACTAAAAAATATACTAGTAATAATTTTGTATTGAattatagtaaaaaaatattatcaattttttttttgagtaatATATagattcaaatataaatatataggtgCAATCCTAGTCGGAATAGGAGATTAATGTCACTTTGGTACTTCAATTTGGAAAAGTATGTtaatctacaaaaaaaaatactaacaaaTTTCCTTCCAAATTGGAGTATCCaagtatttatttgtttatccaACTAAATTTCATACTCCAATTTTTTAATCCCAATCGAACTATAATTCATATAATTTTTACTATCATAGATCGTATATATAGAAATCAACAATTCAGATTGATTCCTACTCCTATTTGGGAAAGTATTTAGTTCATCTCCtctatatattacatatatgtTGACATCATAAATCACAATTTCGAGTTGAAAATCGACTTAGAATTAAAATTTATCACCAATTTCAAGCAATGTCAATCATCAAAAACGAACTGACGATGATCGCCGATTCTTTCTACATACCAAAAGAGAATCCGGCGAAGCCAGACGGCGAAGACGCCCACTTCTTCTGCCGGAAGGCGCAGGTCATCGGCGTCGCCGACGGCGTCGGCGGCTGGGCGAAAAAAGGAATCGACGCCGGAGAATACGCGCGCGAGCTGATGAGAAACGCCGCCGACGTCGTCAAGGACTCCCGCCCCGCCGACGTGGACCCCAAGTCGGTCCTCGTCGACGCCTTCGCGAAGACGGAGGCGCCCGGCTCGTCCACCGCCTGCATCATCTCGCTCGCCGGGAACCGCCTCCGCGCCGCGAACGTCGGCGACAGCGGCTTCGCGGTGATCCGCGGCGGACGGACGGTCTACCGGTCGCCGGTGCAGCATTACAAGTTCAACGCGCCTTATCAGCTGGGGCCGACGTCGGGCAGCCCGAAGAAGGCGGAGGAGATCGCGGTGGAGATGGAGAGCGGCGACATCGTGGTCGCCGCCACCGACGGGCTTTTCGACAACGTGTTCCCCAAGGAGGTGGAGGCGGTGGTGGGGCGCTTCCCCGATGCGATGATGCCGCCGGGGAGGGTGGCGCGTGATCTAGCGGAGGCGGCGCGTGTGAAATCTTTGCATATATACGACGCCACCCCGTTCGAGTTGGCGTCGTATCAGGCCGGGTTTGTGCGCCTTGGCGGGAAAAAGGATGATATTACCGTTGTTGTTGCTTATGTTTATACCTTGTGAATTTACACTTGATTAATTAGTATGACTATGAGAATTTTTTATGAAAGCCATTGTTTAATTATGTACATAAACATTAACCTTGAATTATTGTCGATTCAATTGGTTATAATGTATATAATAGGACGTTGGTTAAAAAAAATTTTTATTAGGAGTGGCAAGCTTGGGGTTGAAGGTTCCTAGTTAATTTTctaaattagaatttattatatttatttactttgttTTGGCTAAATTTTGCCAGTCGATTTTTAGGCAAATAATTAGTATTGATGACTTGAGACAAAGGGAACTTTCCATTTATGGattttagtatttatttctTTGAGAAACTTTCCATCCATGTTAATTAAACCATTAAGCAATTATTTTGgggaaattattattattattattattattattattattattcactTTTACACTGTAacagtaaatttttttttttgagagaacgAGAGGATAATTTATTGATCACAAGAGCATGGTAAATGAAGATGACCCACCACAAAAGCCGGAGGTTCATCCCAAACATGTTGTGTACTAAAATCCCTCGCCGCTTTCGCTAAGGAGTGAGCGATAGCATCATGCATGATCTCTTTTAACATGACAAATAGAAAAACCGGGGAGCGTTGCTAACTCATCTCGACAGGAACGAGCAATAAGGCCCAACTCAGAGATGTTCCTGCTTCTTGCATTAACAGCATCACAGGCCCTCCGGCAATCCGACTGTAGCCAACCTTGAGTAAAACCCAGTTCTTTGATCCAGGACAAGGCCTCTTTGATACCCATGAGTTCACCCTCTTCCACCTtctcaaatttgaaattttatgcaTTTAGCTTCGAATATTACTTTTGGCCAATTTTCAAGAGGGACTTcgttaaatttgaatttaattaataaattctaattgtaTCATCAGAATGTATACAAGTTTTTACAATTTTTCAACTGTGAGTGCAATTAACCTCTaatctatctatatatttatataataaaactaaataatactccctccgtccctgaaatggcttcctctttggggacggcacgagttttaataaaaagttgtaaagtgtattgatagtggagaaaaaatgatataattattattgaaagttgtgaaaagtgttataattagtattgggagtggtgaaaagtgaaaagtaagaataaataaagtattattagtggtggggtaggtttccaaaaatggaaagaaagaaagaggaagttatttgggggacgtcccaaaatggaaaaagaggaagttattttagggacggagggagtaataataataagtgaCGAATAAGCACTTTATGTTGTTTATTACACGTAGATGTAATTTTAACCAATTGATAGCCTCTGCGGAGATCTCATAACcttatatttgaaaaaaaataaatcaaattgatactccctccgtcccggtttTTGGtattggtatccagttgagatcagcatggattttaataaagtgattgatgtgttgtaagtggaataagggccccacctacttttattaaaaatagaagtggataccaaaatgtgggacgaccaaaaaaggaaagttggatactaaaagctggacctaatggtaaaaataggaccgtaactttCAGGATTTTTAGAAAAAGGACTATAAGTtacggattttgaaaataaggactataattttttttttaacatttacactcctgtttcgagcccaaaattaattattcgGACTTTTGATGCCACGTGGAGCCCGTTTCTGACGTGGACTGCCATGTCaacttttttgcaaaaaaaaattttgtttcttttttgtgaAGATATCTAAAGATATTTAAAGACattttttttgtgaagaaaaccTGAAATATTTTggcatttttgaaatagcaCTATAAGCCATTTTGCTGTCATGGTTCTGCGAAGCCTTATTTGAATGACACTTTTGACCATTTTTTGTGTCATGCTACTGTAAGCCTTATTTGAATAGCACTATAATCCATTTTGCTGTCATGCGAAGCCTAATAGTGAATTTGATGTACTTTATATTCTTATTGAGTCAAAAATTGAtggcatattttttttataatttattcttctaattaaatgtaaaaaagATATAATACATGTCTTTTAACATTATAATGAACGTATATATGTAGCTTTCTTTTAGGATATTAAATTActtaagataaaacaaatataattgttaattttcctaaaaaaaatataattgttaaaacgagaatacaaaaaagaaacaaattcTTTTTTGCAAAAAAGTTGACATGGCAGTCCACGTCAGCAACGGGCTCTAGGTGGCATCaaaagcccaaacaattaatttTGAGCCCGAAACAAGAgtgtaaatgttaaaaaaaaaattatagtccttattttcaaaatccgtaACTTATAGTCCTTTTTCTAAAAATCCTAaaagttacggtcctatttttaccattaggtcctaaaagctgggacggagggagtattaattaatgtACATAGTCatttatatgtaaaaaaaatgaTAGTCGAATCCATTTCCTAGTAACAAGAAATTTACAAATGTCACAAaaacaacttttttttcttcttctctacTTGTTGTGTGACTACAAATAATAAAAGTTTAGCTGATAGCTTGTATTAGAAGACATTGGTGGCATATTAAATTCATTAAACATTAAGTCCACATTTGGTTggatgtttttagaggttggaaaagagattcaattaattgaattcattacttgttgtttggtttgagtaatgagttaaccatttcaatcacccaatttgatacccctcaaaatagaagaaaaacaaaagaaagagaatccaCATTTCCATTGtttaaccaaacactcaataaaagtaatggttattgttaccattccactcatTTATATGatttcattccctttccattcctctacttgaaccaaacgagtaCTAAATTTATTCAAATACCTCTCCAAGAAGTTTAAGCTCAAGCTGCAGATTTTATTCATTATATTTGGTGATTTCCTTCATACAACTATTGGAATAATACAAGAGCTCAAGCTGcagatttttttcatttatttagtGATTTCCTTGATACAAGGATAAAATTTTAGATCATATAGACTCCTCTATATAAATTTAGACTATTGGAATAATACAAGACTTGCATAATACAATAGAACTATTGTTTATTCTTCTGTATATAAATTTAGACTATTGGAACAATTAATACAATACAAATGCAATTTCACACTATTGTGGGCATGAATCTCTGCTTAAATTTCATCTAAGCTTACAACAAAAGTTTAACATAAATTTCTTCTAGAATCCAATTTCACACTATTGAAATAATACAAAAGCTTACATACAATACAAGCTTAATATCTCATTAATACAATAATACAATTCAATCTAGAAAAAAGTTAAATACAATAATACAATTCAATCTAGAAAAAAGTTAAATACAATAGAAGCTAATATCTCATAATACAATTCAATCTAGAAATTGAAATGTCCGCTAATATCTAGAAACTGAAATATCCGAAGATTTAAAAATTTATCTAGAAACTGAAATATCCGAAGATTTAAAAATTTATGCAGATTCTCTTCTGCATACattgtttttgaaaattatcataaattgatttaagaaattaattttgactTGATTTTAGAAATTAATATCAATTGATTTCATAAATCCTTCTACAATCCAAGTTCAAAACTTTTGATCAATTAAATCTCAATTCTTGAACATTCTCTTCCCAATTGtttcataaattatttttaaaaattattataaattgatTTTAGAAATCAATATCAATTGATTTCAAAAATCCTTCAGCAATCCAAGTCCAAAGCTTTTGAACAATTTCTTTCCAATTTTTGCATTAATTGGTTTTAGAAATCCTTCAGCAGTCCAAACTTTAAAGAATGCTGTATACTTCTTACCAATACCTCCCATCCCAACAATCGGAACGGTTCGCCGACCTCCGGCGAGCTTATCCATCACTACATACTCGACGCCGACGCCATCGAAGCCCACGATCTCACTCCTCCGCAAATCTGATCTGATTTGAACTGCATCTGCAATTTCGACTCTCCAAAAACTCTGATTCTCCGCCATTGTAGAAATTGTAagctttgaaaaaaaattggaggaaATTGAGCTTTTCAGTGAGAGATTGAGCTTCGAGAGAAATGGGAGGGCGACGATGATTTTGGATCTGTTTCATTATTTGGATAAGAGAAATTAGGCTGCATAAGCCGCCATTGCTCTTTATCTGTAAACTTTGTAAATAGGGTTGCAAAATGCCGCAATAATATAGGCAAATATAATGGGCGGGTTTGACCCGATAACCTACGTAGTTTGGGCTGGGCTGCGCCGGACTGGCTGGACTGAAGTTTATATGGTTAGATGGATATTTAGCTTGATGTAGTTCGACCCAACTTGATTTTAgtctttatttaaattctaataataataataataataacaataacaacaataataatacttcctcgtcccattacaaatgtttcattacttttgagcacgaaaattaagaaatgtataaaaaatacataaagtgGGTTagttaaaaattatttaaatattaggtttagagatataatatattgtcaaaaaaagaataagacatttataataaaacatcCCATTATAGAAAGTGAGACATTAATAATGGGACAGAGgagtaaataattataatttttttattttattcttagggatatttattttgcatgatt is a window encoding:
- the LOC130999906 gene encoding uncharacterized protein LOC130999906 isoform X1 — encoded protein: MFVHPSSFNLILLSLFILQFPPPATAIRKDVSLQLKRHCKTTVQGRYYLTDDNGYVCDAFSVDPRSRCCPGRGDQFSCQGCNIVSQCCKSYEFCVSCCLNPGTTDKELAANIQIAKPVTAGTYGSIFDYCAGRCRHNSESVVHENAYLSEFHHCFSIPTNSSESSSTQLETRLAGINVVVGRQGESCDSVCKSNGESCVPNKLALLNQCEGIKKYMSCKGGCLSSVGADQPAEVVDDAPAYLNPGACLYTERQSTLSCDGSHSHTRRLCPCA
- the LOC130999906 gene encoding uncharacterized protein LOC130999906 isoform X2, with product MFVHPSSFNLILLSLFILQFPPPATAIRKDVSLQLKRHCKTTVQGRYYLTDDNGYVCDAFSVDPRSRCCPGRGDQFSCQGCNIVSQCCKSYEFCVSCCLNPGTTDKELAANIQIAKPVTAGTYGSIFDYCAGRCRHNSESVVHENAYLSEFHHCFSIPTNSSESSSTQLETRLAGINVVVGRQGESCDSVCKSNGESCVPNKLALLNQCEGIKKYMSCKGGCLSSVGADQPAEVVDDAPAYLNPGACLYTERQSTLSCDGSHSHTRRLCPCA
- the LOC130997054 gene encoding probable protein phosphatase 2C 55 → MADSFYIPKERKPPAKPDGEDAHFFFQKAQVIGVADGVGGWAKKGVDAGEYARELMRNAADAVKGCSVPAAVNPKSVLASAFAKTESPGSSTACIISLAGSRLRAVSIGDSGFAVIRGGRTVYRSPAQQSRFNAPYQLGGTSGEGLESAAEMEVEVESGDVVIAATDGFFDNVFPEEAEGMVGRCLSHGMTSAMVARELATAAHSRSRQSDAVVPFGVAAREAGMEYSGGKADDITVVVAYVMPYVNSCCLHSFTGYLWSF
- the LOC130997055 gene encoding probable protein phosphatase 2C 55, translated to MSIIKNELTMIADSFYIPKENPAKPDGEDAHFFCRKAQVIGVADGVGGWAKKGIDAGEYARELMRNAADVVKDSRPADVDPKSVLVDAFAKTEAPGSSTACIISLAGNRLRAANVGDSGFAVIRGGRTVYRSPVQHYKFNAPYQLGPTSGSPKKAEEIAVEMESGDIVVAATDGLFDNVFPKEVEAVVGRFPDAMMPPGRVARDLAEAARVKSLHIYDATPFELASYQAGFVRLGGKKDDITVVVAYVYTL